Genomic DNA from Telopea speciosissima isolate NSW1024214 ecotype Mountain lineage chromosome 2, Tspe_v1, whole genome shotgun sequence:
tcagcccctctTATGAGAGGAATCGCCCAACCGTACCGGTCAACGTACCTCATGGGATAAAAGTCCCCCACCAACCCCACcacaaaattatatatatacattttctATCACTCCCATTTTGTGAAGTCGATTTTTTGAGAGCAAGTGTGCTTACATATGAGAAGTCTTCAACCACAAGGGTCTAAAATAATATAGTCCTCTGCATCTCCTCCTGCCCCgccctctctttccctctcatcgACTCTggattctttctctctctctctctctctctctctccttcatctgtggtcccctcccctctctctctcacgtgAAAATCAATGGATGATTTAGATTAATTTGATCTCAGATCTGTGATTGCAATTTATGACGTGAAAATAAATTGGAGTTCAGTTTCTGTGCACGTATCAACAGGTAAACGTACATATGAGAGtcaaccacctgtcctatttttgccatttacaaggggaagaggggtttttatgaaaacaaaattaaaatgtgattgactctgAGATGTATGTTCACTTGTTGGTACATGCAAATGATTCATTCTCAATAAATTGACAACGTGTACATCCCACCATTATTTGAGTTGAGTTCTCCTACAACCATGGTCAAAGGATGCAAAAATATCCCATTTGGTGCCATTTAAGATGAATAGAAGTGTACTTTTGAAAGTGAAAGAACACCATGCTCCAAACTGTACGTGTCGAGGATCCAAAGGACTCAGATTAGGTTCACGTACGAAGACATCGGTACATCGGcaagccttccaaatggaatccactaatcattctttttttttttgggtaatcactaaccaCCCTTCAACTTaaaggtgtcaaaatcaaactgaaactatttaccaaaatcgaatcgaaccatttaataaatggtttagttatgatttaaaaaattgaggtcatttagttaaacggtttgaaTCGAAATaaaccgtttaacactcttaaatatacataaatgtgccaaaatcaaacaaaagtttgacaaaccgaaccaaaccgtttaaaaCTAAAACCGtaaaactgtttaataaatggttggATTATAGTTTCATAATTGAGACGGTTTACTTAAACGGTTTGAACCGAAACCAGACCGTTTACCACCCGTACTTCAACTGTACTAAACAATCCAATTAAAAAATAGGAGACATGACGGGAAAAAGCCTAGGCCTAAGTCGTGGGTCATTCAtgcccaagtggaacccaaatATATCTTTTAGTCAACGTGTCAAATTATCACTGGACAGTTGTTAGACTGATGAGAAAGGTTTGTGCGACATAGATCCTGATCCTTTATTCTTAAAATCtcaccttctttttttattggtaaaATGGAATTTCTGCTCTATTTTTAAGGATGGAGGAGATGGATATGGACCAAATGTTCGAATCTCTTCAATTGGAGAGCAGCAGTACCCACCATCACCAGAGCACAATAATTTATCAAATCGATCGCAGTTACGACCTGTTCCTAGCAAGCTTTCCTCAGAAATTAACTTCCCGATATCTTCCATTTTATTGGGAAGGTTCACACATCTTATCACTTTAACCAGACAGTATCTATCGTCCTTCTATTTgttcctattcttcttcctctgatcAAGTTTGTTGAGCCTCCCTTGAACCTGTTTTGTTCAGAGCGTTTTTGGGAAACAGGGCAACATGGATATCGATTGGGTTGATTTCCTCAAAGGTATGGTGAAACCGCTTATGGCCACTGCAGTAGTTTTAATGGCCGTGGTTCTGTCGATGGTTCAGAAGCTTGGGTTGGCTACGGAAATGGTCTATTCAATTGTTAGGGCTTTTATTCAGTTGTCTGTGATCGGATTCGTGCTTCAGTTCATTTTCAATCAGAAGAATGGTGGTTGGATTATCGCAGCTTACTTGTTCATGGTTGGTTTTCACTACATTTGGtgtctctattttctttttttgcttttgcttGTCTTGTAGTTTCTTTGTGTAGATTGGGGTTTTTAGAGTTATTACCTGTTTGAGGAAAGGTTTacttggggttttctttggccGTTAAATTTGTTTCTCATGAATTCCCTTTTAGCTGGGCTAGATGTGAAGTTGAAAATTCTCTGGAAAGCACTTGAGCTACATGATTAAATTATTGAAAGCTCGAGTAAGTACATCAATAGGCTTGCGACTCAAGCAATCTTCAGATTAGGTACTTCCTTCGTGAAATATGTGAACTTTATCTCTATAGAGTTTGATTTATATCAGTTATTATTATGCTTCACCCTTTCCATAAGGCTAGCCAAGACATGATCTTTAATCCGAAGAAGCATAATTTTGTACTTGATGTTGGAATCCTAATTTAGTCTGCTTTGTTGCTCATCgccttttataatttttggaaGTCTAATGGACTCCTATTCTTTATCACTCAGTATAAATTCTTTGTAATCTCCCACACTTTTCTCACAACTCATAATCTTTAGAGACAATCCTAAAATGTGGACAAACACTTTGTCGGATGAACTGCAATGGATGGGGATGAAATATtattgggtggggggggggggggttgttatTCTGCTATTCTCATGAATAATGGTATTTAATCCTACAGTGCTACGAAGATGCTGATCTTGGAAAACCCTTGTTACTTTGCCCATGATTGTTTCGGACCTGCTTCTACTGTTTCTactcaatttttgtttttatgtatAGATGGAAGACCATATGATTATAACTTGTCTGATCATATTCATATAGCATGATCGAGATAGGAAATTGACATGGGTTTTACTGAAAATGGCATTGCCTACACCTAAAATGTTTGAAAATGTGGTTGAGAATAGGATAAACAAAATTACACACTCTGTCTCTACAAAATAAAGAGgtcaagaagaaatgaagagcATCTTGTGTGATCTTCTGCAGGATACTCTTTGACACTCATTTGCTGAATGGCCTCCCCTTCATTATTAATTTAAAAGTTATTTACCTGATTGTTCCATTCTATTCGTGTTATTGCAGGTCTCTGTTGCTGGTTACACTGCAGGCCAACGTGCAAAACACGTTCCACGTGGGAAGTTCATTGCTGGTGCATCCATTCTTGTTGGAACGGCAATTACCATGTTCTTGCTTATTGTGCTGAATGTTTTCCCTTTCACACCACGGTACATCATCCCTGTTGCAGGCATGATGGTTGGTAATTCCATGACCGTAACTGGTGTAACAATGAAGCGACTCCGAGATGACATCAGGATCCAAAAGAACCTGGTTGGTCTAAATTGAATAGATACATTTGATTTTTTGAGTCATTTGAGGAAATCTAAGGTGTTTCTGGCAATGCAAGAGAAAAACCTTAGATTTCCTCTATTGTTGTTGGCATTTAGTGTTCTTTTTAGTGAGTCCTATCTATATACTTAATCAAATTTTCTAATTCTTTATGTAGGTGGAAACAGCATTGGCCCTTGGAGCAACCCCACGACAAGCTACACATCAGCAAGTAAAGAGGGCTTTGATTCTTGCACTCTCTCCTGTTTTAGACAATGCAAAGACTGTGGGCCTGATCTCACTTCCTGGTGCAATGACTGGTCTTATAATGGGGGGAGCTTCCCCTTTGGAGGCCATTCAGTTGCAGATTGTGGTGATGAACATGCTCATTGGGGCATCAACTGTCAGTAGCATTATGTCGACATACCTCTGTTGGCCCACCTTCTTCTCCAAAACATACCAGTTGGAGTCTAAGGTCTTCAATGCAGAGTAGCCTCTGTTTTTTTCCTGCAACTTGCTCCTAACTATGACCATATGCATTGTGATTTGTGATCTGTACTAGTAGCACATGGAATGGTGGAGGGAAGACATTCTTCATGTCTGCTGAGCTTTTTTTGTACATTAGAGGCAGGTGTGTTGGCTTCTCAAATTGAATAACAATGTTATGGCTCGTTTTGTAGTCATTTCAAAATGTAGCCGAATGGAATTGACTCATTTTGCAATCAGATGCTTATATTATGGAAGCTGTCTATGGTTCAATGCATTCAGTGGACCCTTGTGGTCTTGTGCTTTCCTTTCTTCAATAATGTAATTGTTGTCTTCGCGacgcacagagagagagagagagagagagagatggtaaGGAAAACATTGGAATCGTCTCCTGGAGGTTGCACGCTTGCCTTTGGTCCAAATTTGGGCTCATGTTACCTCTGCACAACTATTGTGTTGTGGTCAATAGATAGCCAGATCAGTGGAGTTTGACCTTCCCGGAACAGAAGGTGGTCTCTCACTCTTGTTTTGCTTCAACCATCTCTTACTTTCTTTCAGTCGATGAGTCTTATTTTATGTTGTCCATCTGTTCAGCTGAATTCAAAATAGTCAAAAACATTGTGAAGATGtttggttctctttctctcagCAAGTGTTTCATATAAACAAGTTGTATCTTGTCTCAAGCTCTTAGCTGAGTAGGATTTTCTAGGTAAGTTTGGAAAATTATTATATCCCTAGGTTTCTAAATTCTTTTACAATGTGGTTGGGTCATTACTATTTTTACCTAGTATGTCAAACCTTCTTTACAATTCCATATATTGTAAATTCTtatttctttaccaaaaaaaaaaattcttatttctttatttaccaaaaaaataaaaaaaatcttagttCTTTGATGAACATGTCATTGACACCAACTAAATAAtcaaagtgatttttttttttttgggtaaaaagcAAAGCCAATCTATTCAGAGAAGAGAGATACACTCATGACATGCCGTCTAGCTGGAAATGCTAAGATAAATAGGGACTCCTTGTTCTACATTATGGCCATGTTTGATTGgcaagaaatgaatagaaaagaacagaaagaaaCATGTGAATATTTCCATCAAGTGATGGAAGTTGTTGAGCATATGGATTCAAAGAACTTTTAGGCAAACAATTTTGGTATGTTGTCATTGTTTGCATGCTTCTTAGTGACAACCTTTTTGGTTGTAGTAGTGCCAACAGATAGTGATGATGTGTGTCTGGTGGCGTTGGAGAACTTGGAGTGTTACAGCAGCAGTAATTTCATGGGGGCTTTGAGTTGTCCTTCAGTTGGTTTTTGTGGAAGCTTGAAACATGATAAAGGAAGACCTCTGAGTCATATTTTCATTGGTTCAAGTATCAGATCAATCTGATATCGGTATTGGCCGGGAGTTTTGGCAAAAACACTCGACATGGTCTGTGTACTTTAGAAGAATAGTGTTTGCACGTCAGCTTAGTTTTGGGATCCATGCTCTGCACCTTAGTCCTTCAAGTCAGCTTTACATCGGCAAAAGAATCAAGGCAATTGGAGTTCAGATGAGAGGGTTATCGCTGTTCTGTTGGAAGTGCGGACTGCCTAGTTTTGACGCCTAACAGAATTTTTAAAATGGCAAAAATCTAAGGGACGTCGACATTTTGAAGGGTCTGTAGACAACAAAGTGACATTGATAAGCATTCCCTAGACGTCGACACGGGCCATTTCAGCGGTTAATCTGCTAACATGTGAATTTTCGTCCTTACATAATTGTGCCTATAAAAGGCCCAAAAGGCCATTAgggaaaatgagagaaaaacccttaaaaaaggagaagagatagAAAAGGGAGGGAGAGACCATTCCAAGTCAAGACTTTGATTCATTCATGCCTATGGCTATTTGAGAAGTTTGAAAAAAAGAGACCTTCATCGTCTATGCATGCTAGAAGGTGAGATTGAAGGGGAGAGCATTGTCTGCATTTCTTCTAGTTGGAGTTCCTGAGGTTGAGGTAACTCATTTAGCAAAACCTTGTATTTATGATTCTAGGTTTAGATTATTGTTGAGTAAATCTATTATCATTTATATAAGGATTAGGATTTGATTTTATATATCATTATCATTGTAAGGTATACCTAGTTGGGGCTTGATAGAGTTAGTGTTGTGGTCCTAGATATCTTTGTTGGAGCAAATCTGTATAATAGAAGTAGAGACTCCTTGGTTATTGTAGTGATCAAAACTGTATAGTATATTGATTAAAATACGAAGCCCCATATGCATTACTCCATGGACATAAGACATGgccaaaccacgtaaatctgtGTCTTTGTAATTTGTCTCTTATTTGGATATTGGAGTGTGTGTTCGGTAGAGTGGATGTGCACTACCTGATATACTTGGCCACATTGTGGTTGTGAGGTAGGTGTACATATGATTGTGTGTGATTGATAAAATTGATCAGCACCAGCCATTCATGACTATAGGGCTTTCATCGTCTGTGTCAAGCAACTCAAATCAAGCCAAAGATTTGAAGTATTGAAAAAGCATCGATTCACTCCCCTCTAAGTGTTAGCTTGGGACTATCAGAAGTTcaacttcttctttgctttACTTTGTTCAATTTACCTTCGGTTTAGGTTGAAGAGGGTGGGATTTGGTTGCATGATCAAAAAGTTGGATTAAATGAACATTCTCATAGATGAGCGATCAAACCTTTAGGCTCTGGTTGGCTTGCGGATGCCCCACAATTATAGTTGCAAGTCTCCTTTATCACAATAATATAGATATGGAAACCTATTCACAatgcaaaaaacaaaacaaaacaaaaaagaaaaacgatGAAGCAACAATACCACGAGGATATATGTGATTCAGTAAGGTGCCAACATCCACGGTGAGACGAGGGTTACAAGTTCTCTCTCTTATGCCTTTCTTTGTTTACAAAAATTTCCCCGTAATTCCAATAACCCTCTGTCATTAacaaattaaagagaaaataaaaaattacaaattttcgAAATTACCCTgtgtaaaccctaaaaatttccTCTATTTACCTAACTCTTGATGGACTTGCCATAAACCATGGACAAAACTTGGTCCAAGACAgattgagtttccctccactcaTGCAGAAGGAGTCACCTCACTATGGTTATTGGAACCATCTGATTGGCATGGCAGTGATAGTTTCAACCATGCACAATAGGGATGGGAATTAATAATGACACAAGAGTCTAATCATAAGGTCTCATCATCAATGAAAGTCTTCCTTCTTCATGAGtctatgggtgaaggaaaacttagtccAAGACAGAATAGGGGATAGTCTTATAGCTCATCCATTTGTGTTTGAGGTTGATGCTAAAAGTAAGGTTTGCTATAACTCAACCTGGAAAGGTACCCTCATTGGGAAAGCAGAGCAGGCTCTAAATAGCATACCATGAGACAAATGAACTAAGTTTCCCTTCACCTACCCCGATGAAAAGAGTCAtaaatcatgatttttttttttatacgaTAAAGAGTCGTAAGCCATGACATATGActtttggattggattggagaaGGTGTTTCCAACTTCGTACAATAAGGGACAAGAATTAATGATGAAACCCACTTGTTCTAGAATCCAATAAGCAATGAGGCCACTTGTATCACACGGATAATtttaatcatcaacaaataggGTCAACAGTCTCAAAAGGTCATATCATGgaagatgaagagattctcttttcatcctAGGCGACAAAAAACTTTATCATGGGGCAATAGGCTTAGAATTTTGtgtctttgttttatttataaggagagttGATGTGGTCAATCTTAACCATTTAAATGTACGAAGGGATCTCTAAATTGATTACATGTCAAATTATA
This window encodes:
- the LOC122651609 gene encoding protein ALUMINUM SENSITIVE 3-like, encoding MDIDWVDFLKGMVKPLMATAVVLMAVVLSMVQKLGLATEMVYSIVRAFIQLSVIGFVLQFIFNQKNGGWIIAAYLFMVSVAGYTAGQRAKHVPRGKFIAGASILVGTAITMFLLIVLNVFPFTPRYIIPVAGMMVGNSMTVTGVTMKRLRDDIRIQKNLVETALALGATPRQATHQQVKRALILALSPVLDNAKTVGLISLPGAMTGLIMGGASPLEAIQLQIVVMNMLIGASTVSSIMSTYLCWPTFFSKTYQLESKVFNAE